In Streptomyces sp. NBC_00433, a single genomic region encodes these proteins:
- a CDS encoding LysR family transcriptional regulator, translating to MEYFTAVVEAGSFTRAAELLHVTQPALSHQIKALERHIGGQLLERLPRGVRLTPMGRAFLPHAEVAVRSAAQAARAARAAAGAVGGELHVAAVHSVAAGLLPPVFARWRRERPGVELVLHEYGRDEDLDDSMERGVADLAVGHGGSGAAARVPLGDEEVVIVLPPGDPLAGAGPVALAALAGRDWIRCAMEPVVEGRPFIDLACERAGFAPRTAVRTEHTTTAVAMAAAGAGVVAVPTYAIPPGTPVTPLVPAWRRPLFAWSRTTLAGPAAALVSLLLPATPLP from the coding sequence ATGGAGTACTTCACGGCCGTGGTCGAAGCCGGGTCCTTCACCCGGGCCGCCGAGCTGCTGCACGTCACCCAGCCCGCGCTCTCCCACCAGATCAAGGCCCTGGAACGGCACATCGGCGGCCAGCTGCTGGAACGCCTGCCGCGGGGCGTACGGCTCACCCCGATGGGCCGGGCCTTCCTGCCGCACGCCGAGGTCGCCGTACGCAGCGCCGCGCAGGCCGCCCGCGCCGCCCGTGCCGCCGCCGGGGCGGTCGGCGGCGAGCTGCACGTCGCCGCGGTCCACTCCGTGGCGGCCGGCCTGCTGCCCCCGGTCTTCGCCCGCTGGCGGCGCGAACGCCCGGGTGTGGAGCTGGTCCTGCACGAATACGGGCGGGACGAGGACCTCGACGACAGCATGGAGCGCGGCGTCGCCGACCTCGCCGTCGGCCACGGCGGGAGCGGGGCCGCGGCCCGCGTCCCGCTCGGCGACGAGGAGGTCGTCATCGTGCTCCCCCCGGGCGACCCGCTGGCCGGCGCCGGCCCCGTCGCGCTGGCCGCGCTCGCCGGGCGGGACTGGATCCGCTGCGCGATGGAGCCGGTCGTCGAGGGCCGGCCCTTCATCGACCTCGCCTGCGAACGCGCCGGGTTCGCACCCAGGACCGCGGTGCGCACCGAGCACACGACCACGGCGGTTGCCATGGCGGCGGCGGGGGCCGGGGTCGTCGCGGTCCCCACCTACGCCATCCCCCCGGGCACGCCCGTCACCCCCCTCGTCCCGGCCTGGCGCAGGCCCCTCTTCGCGTGGTCCCGCACCACGCTCGCCGGCCCTGCCGCCGCACTCGTCTCCCTCCTCCTCCCCGCCACGCCGCTTCCCTGA
- a CDS encoding FAD-dependent oxidoreductase yields MTSTQDTADVIVIGGGTGGYSTALRAAALGLDVVLVERDLVGGTCLHRGCIPSKAMLHAAELVDGIAEARERWGVKATLDAVDWPALTATRDDIVARNHRGVEAHLAHAGVRVVRAAARLAGPRSVVAGGQAYGARRGIVLATGSRPRLLPGLVPDGRRVVTSDDALFAPGLPDSVLVLGGGAIGVEYASLHRSMGARVVLVEAAERLLPLEDAEVSRQLGRGLRKRGVDVLTGTRLTGADLYGSGDDGGVRVTVATARGAEQVHEVARLLVAVGREPVTDGLGLAAAGLATDARGHVAPADWARLETAVPGVHVVGDLLPPPSPGLAHASFAEGLLVAEVLAGGAPRPIDYPAVPRVTYSSPQTASVGLTEQQARDRGLDVVVNAMPLTAVAKGMVHGQGGSVKVVATRGGGPVLGVHMVGPHVSEMIAESQLIVGWEAEPADVAWHIHPHPTLSEAVGEVFLTLAGRGLHQSA; encoded by the coding sequence ATGACGAGCACACAGGACACCGCGGATGTCATCGTGATCGGCGGCGGCACGGGCGGTTACAGCACCGCCCTGCGTGCCGCGGCCCTCGGCCTGGACGTGGTGCTGGTGGAGCGGGACCTGGTCGGCGGCACGTGCCTGCACCGCGGCTGCATCCCGAGCAAGGCGATGCTGCACGCTGCGGAGTTGGTCGACGGGATAGCCGAGGCGCGTGAGCGGTGGGGGGTGAAGGCCACCCTGGACGCGGTGGACTGGCCGGCGCTGACCGCGACCCGCGACGACATCGTGGCCCGCAACCACCGGGGCGTGGAGGCCCACTTGGCGCATGCCGGGGTGCGGGTGGTGCGGGCCGCAGCGCGGCTGGCCGGGCCGCGTTCCGTGGTGGCCGGCGGGCAGGCGTACGGGGCGCGGCGCGGCATCGTGCTGGCGACCGGGTCGCGGCCGCGGCTGCTGCCGGGGCTGGTCCCGGACGGGCGGCGGGTGGTCACCAGCGACGACGCGCTCTTCGCGCCGGGCCTGCCGGACTCCGTGCTGGTGCTCGGCGGTGGCGCGATCGGCGTGGAATACGCCTCACTGCACCGCTCGATGGGCGCCCGTGTGGTGCTGGTCGAGGCGGCGGAGCGGCTGTTGCCGCTGGAGGACGCGGAGGTGTCGCGGCAGCTCGGCAGGGGGCTGCGCAAGCGCGGCGTCGACGTGCTGACCGGGACGCGGCTGACCGGCGCGGATCTGTACGGCAGCGGCGACGACGGCGGGGTGCGGGTCACCGTGGCGACCGCCCGCGGTGCGGAGCAGGTCCACGAGGTGGCGCGGCTGCTGGTCGCGGTCGGCAGGGAGCCGGTCACGGACGGGCTCGGCCTGGCCGCGGCGGGGCTCGCGACCGACGCCCGCGGCCATGTGGCGCCCGCCGACTGGGCGCGGCTGGAGACCGCGGTGCCCGGCGTCCATGTGGTCGGCGACCTGCTGCCGCCGCCGTCCCCGGGGCTCGCGCACGCCTCCTTCGCCGAGGGGCTGCTGGTCGCGGAGGTGCTGGCGGGCGGTGCGCCGCGGCCGATCGACTACCCGGCGGTGCCGCGGGTGACGTATTCGAGCCCGCAGACCGCCTCGGTGGGCCTGACCGAGCAGCAGGCACGCGACCGCGGGCTCGACGTGGTGGTGAACGCGATGCCGCTGACCGCGGTCGCCAAGGGCATGGTGCACGGGCAGGGCGGCAGCGTGAAGGTGGTCGCGACGCGCGGCGGCGGCCCGGTGCTCGGTGTCCACATGGTGGGACCGCATGTGTCGGAGATGATCGCGGAGAGCCAGCTCATCGTCGGCTGGGAGGCGGAGCCGGCCGACGTGGCGTGGCACATCCACCCGCATCCGACCCTGTCAGAGGCGGTCGGCGAGGTCTTCCTGACGCTGGCGGGCCGCGGGCTGCACCAGTCGGCGTGA
- the treZ gene encoding malto-oligosyltrehalose trehalohydrolase, with protein MLFEVWAPLAQQVEILIEERTHRLDPDPCREGWWHAELPAPAGTRYAYVLDGGPPLPDPRSRRQPDGPDGPSAVVDHDDFAWSAPWPGRGLPGAVLYELHVGTFTAAGTFDAAAERLPHLARLGITHIQLMPVCPFPGTNGWGYEGVSLWAVHEPYGGPEAMKRFVDAAHRHGLGVVLDVVHNHLGPSGNHLPPFGPYFTDRHHTPWGDAVNLDAPGSDEVRSFLAGSALAWLRDYRLDGLRLDAVHALVDTRALHFLEELSVAVDGLSAALGRPLFLIAESDLNDPRTTAPREAGGLGLHAQWNDDFHHALHTAVTGEAQGYYADFAAAGPAALAKTLGHGFFHDGSHSSFRGRHHGRPLDPSTVPGHRLVGYAQTHDQIGNRATGDRLTVQQLAGAAALVLTAPFTPMLFMGEEWGATTPWQFFTDHHDPELGAAITRGRRREFAAHGWPEDDVPDPQDPATRDRSCLDWAESDKPEHRELLDWYRALIALRRSEPALTDPQLDAVTATAGGRTLRVARGPFRIVVNFSDAPARVPLNAPCDLVLARPGCKILPGPCVQLPARGAAVLRTTGATVEE; from the coding sequence GTGCTGTTCGAAGTGTGGGCGCCCCTTGCCCAGCAGGTGGAGATCCTGATCGAAGAGCGCACCCACCGGCTCGACCCCGACCCGTGCCGCGAGGGCTGGTGGCACGCCGAGCTGCCCGCGCCGGCGGGCACCCGCTACGCGTACGTACTGGACGGCGGCCCGCCGCTGCCCGACCCGCGGTCGCGCCGGCAGCCCGACGGGCCCGACGGGCCGAGCGCGGTCGTGGACCACGACGACTTCGCCTGGTCGGCGCCCTGGCCGGGCCGCGGGCTGCCGGGGGCGGTCCTCTACGAGCTGCACGTGGGCACCTTCACCGCGGCGGGCACCTTCGACGCGGCCGCGGAACGGCTGCCGCACCTGGCCAGGCTCGGCATCACCCACATCCAGCTGATGCCCGTGTGCCCCTTTCCCGGCACCAACGGGTGGGGCTACGAAGGGGTGTCGCTGTGGGCGGTGCACGAACCCTACGGCGGCCCGGAGGCGATGAAGCGCTTTGTCGACGCGGCGCACCGGCACGGCCTGGGCGTGGTCCTCGACGTGGTGCACAACCACCTCGGCCCGTCGGGCAACCATCTGCCGCCGTTCGGCCCGTACTTCACCGACCGCCACCACACGCCCTGGGGCGACGCGGTGAACCTGGACGCGCCGGGCTCCGACGAGGTCCGCTCCTTCCTGGCCGGCAGCGCGCTGGCCTGGCTGCGGGACTACCGCCTCGACGGGCTGCGGCTCGACGCGGTCCACGCGCTGGTCGACACCCGCGCGCTGCACTTCCTCGAAGAGCTGTCCGTCGCCGTCGACGGGCTGTCGGCGGCCCTCGGCCGCCCGCTGTTCCTGATCGCCGAGTCCGACCTCAACGACCCGCGCACCACCGCCCCCCGCGAGGCCGGAGGCCTGGGCCTGCACGCCCAGTGGAACGACGACTTCCACCACGCCCTGCACACCGCGGTCACCGGCGAGGCCCAGGGCTACTACGCCGACTTCGCCGCGGCGGGACCCGCCGCGCTGGCCAAGACCCTCGGGCACGGCTTCTTCCACGACGGCAGCCACTCCTCCTTCCGCGGCCGCCATCACGGCCGCCCGCTGGACCCCAGCACCGTCCCCGGCCACCGGCTGGTCGGCTACGCGCAGACCCACGACCAGATCGGCAACCGGGCCACCGGCGACCGGCTCACCGTGCAGCAGCTCGCCGGCGCCGCGGCCCTCGTGCTGACGGCGCCCTTCACCCCGATGCTGTTCATGGGCGAGGAGTGGGGCGCGACGACCCCCTGGCAGTTCTTCACCGACCACCACGACCCGGAGCTGGGCGCGGCCATCACCCGCGGCCGGCGCCGCGAGTTCGCCGCCCACGGCTGGCCCGAGGACGATGTCCCCGACCCGCAGGACCCGGCCACCCGGGACCGCTCCTGCCTGGACTGGGCCGAGTCCGACAAGCCCGAGCACCGCGAACTGCTCGACTGGTACCGCGCCCTGATCGCCCTGCGCCGCTCCGAGCCCGCCCTGACCGACCCGCAGCTCGACGCCGTCACCGCGACCGCGGGCGGCCGTACGCTACGGGTGGCCCGCGGCCCTTTCCGTATCGTCGTGAACTTCTCCGACGCCCCGGCCCGGGTCCCGCTGAACGCCCCCTGCGACCTGGTGCTGGCCCGCCCCGGCTGCAAGATCCTGCCCGGCCCCTGCGTCCAGCTCCCGGCCCGCGGGGCAGCCGTCCTGCGCACCACAGGCGCTACGGTGGAAGAGTGA
- a CDS encoding polyphosphate kinase 2 family protein has protein sequence MGKKDKREKADGGLRAKLRVPQDGVSLAEYDTRATPGGPDGKAAALAEMVQVRERLADLQERLFAQSTAGDPRSLLLVLQGMDTSGKGGTVKHVAAGLNPTGVRVTAFKAPTAEESQHPFLWRIRKALPAPGEIGVFDRSHYEDVLITRVRDLVPQATWSRRYGVINRFEQSLADDGVTVVKVFLHIGYEEQRERLVARLDNPAKHWKFNEGDIAERGLWPAYQQAYEAALTRCSTDTAPWYLVPADRKWYRNWAVAKLLLEHLELVGPDYPKADFDVEASRAALLRT, from the coding sequence ATGGGCAAGAAGGACAAGCGCGAGAAGGCGGACGGCGGCCTGCGGGCGAAGCTGCGGGTGCCGCAGGACGGCGTGAGCCTGGCGGAGTACGACACCCGGGCGACGCCCGGCGGTCCCGACGGCAAGGCGGCGGCGCTGGCCGAGATGGTGCAGGTGCGCGAGCGGCTGGCCGACCTGCAGGAGCGGCTGTTCGCGCAGAGCACCGCGGGTGACCCGCGGAGCCTGCTGCTGGTGCTCCAGGGCATGGACACCTCGGGCAAGGGCGGCACCGTCAAGCATGTGGCGGCCGGGCTGAACCCGACCGGGGTGCGGGTGACGGCCTTCAAGGCGCCGACCGCGGAGGAGTCGCAGCACCCGTTCCTGTGGCGGATCCGCAAGGCGCTGCCCGCCCCGGGCGAGATCGGCGTCTTCGACCGCTCGCACTACGAGGACGTGCTGATCACCCGGGTGCGGGACCTGGTGCCGCAGGCGACCTGGAGCCGGCGCTACGGCGTGATCAACCGCTTCGAGCAGTCGCTCGCGGACGACGGCGTCACCGTGGTGAAGGTCTTCCTGCACATCGGCTACGAGGAGCAGCGCGAGCGGCTGGTGGCCCGGCTGGACAACCCGGCCAAGCACTGGAAGTTCAACGAGGGCGACATCGCCGAGCGCGGGCTGTGGCCGGCCTACCAGCAGGCCTACGAAGCCGCCCTGACCCGCTGCTCGACCGACACCGCGCCCTGGTATCTGGTCCCCGCCGACCGCAAGTGGTACCGCAACTGGGCGGTCGCCAAGCTGCTGCTCGAACACCTGGAGCTGGTCGGGCCCGACTACCCGAAGGCCGATTTCGACGTCGAGGCGAGCCGGGCCGCGCTGCTCAGGACCTAA
- the zapE gene encoding cell division protein ZapE: protein MSSSALIRPVALSGRSPQPEVGRLVQEMVPPPRFDGVRFETYVADPSQPSQAAAVARLRAFAERQAPQARRGWFRREPAPPAGGVYLDGGYGVGKTHLLASLWHATPAPRERKAFGTFVELTNLVGALGFQPAVQALKDHSLLCIDEFELDDPGDTVLVSTLLGKLADAGVRLAATSNTLPGKLGEGRFAAADFMREIQGLSARFTSVRIDGVDYRHRGLPAAPEPYSDDEVLRAALRTPGSALDDFDALAAHLAAVHPSRYGALCDGVEAVFLRGVGEVTDQATALRLVVLADRFYDREIPVMASGVPFDRLFGAELLVGGYRKKYFRAVSRLTALARDAGRPHDAGGAA, encoded by the coding sequence GTGTCGTCTTCCGCCCTGATCAGACCGGTCGCCCTCAGCGGGCGCAGCCCGCAGCCCGAGGTCGGGCGCCTGGTCCAGGAGATGGTGCCGCCGCCGCGGTTCGACGGTGTGCGGTTCGAGACGTACGTGGCGGACCCGTCGCAGCCGAGCCAGGCCGCCGCTGTGGCGCGGCTGAGGGCGTTCGCGGAGCGGCAGGCGCCGCAGGCGCGGCGGGGGTGGTTCAGGCGGGAGCCGGCGCCCCCGGCCGGCGGGGTGTATCTGGACGGCGGCTACGGCGTCGGCAAGACGCATCTGCTGGCCTCGTTGTGGCATGCGACGCCGGCGCCCAGGGAGCGCAAGGCGTTCGGCACGTTCGTGGAGCTGACGAACCTGGTCGGGGCGCTGGGCTTCCAGCCGGCGGTGCAGGCGCTGAAAGACCACTCGCTGCTGTGCATCGACGAGTTCGAGCTGGACGACCCGGGTGACACGGTGCTGGTCAGCACGCTGCTGGGCAAGCTCGCGGACGCGGGCGTACGGCTGGCGGCGACGTCGAACACGCTGCCGGGGAAGCTGGGGGAGGGGCGTTTCGCCGCGGCGGACTTCATGCGGGAGATCCAGGGCCTGTCCGCCCGGTTCACCAGTGTCCGGATCGACGGGGTGGACTACCGGCACCGAGGGCTGCCCGCGGCGCCCGAGCCGTACTCGGACGACGAGGTGCTGCGGGCGGCGCTCCGGACGCCGGGATCGGCGCTGGACGACTTCGACGCGCTGGCCGCGCATCTGGCGGCGGTGCATCCGAGCAGGTACGGGGCGCTGTGCGACGGGGTCGAGGCGGTCTTCCTGCGCGGGGTGGGCGAGGTCACCGACCAGGCGACGGCGCTGCGCCTGGTGGTGCTCGCCGACCGGTTCTACGACCGGGAGATACCCGTGATGGCCTCGGGCGTGCCCTTCGACCGGCTCTTCGGGGCGGAGCTGCTGGTCGGCGGATACCGGAAGAAGTATTTCCGTGCGGTGTCCCGGCTGACCGCGCTGGCCAGGGACGCCGGGCGGCCGCATGACGCTGGCGGGGCGGCCTGA
- a CDS encoding pyrimidine reductase family protein, whose protein sequence is MRRLHPPAGKADPDLTTPHGLAAAYAYPAPTTNPYVRANMVASLDGSAHADGKSAPLSSPADMRVFGTLRALADAIVVGAETVRQEGYRPAKARKDFAEQRAAQGQSPAPVIAVVSRRLDLDFDAPLFREPAVPTVVLTGGTAPEERLAAARAAGARVVLAGEDGVDPARAVAELAALGHTRLLHEGGPRLLAQFAAAGVLDELCLTVAPLLVGGDAPRVMNGPAVPAGPSRFVPLSVLEEDGFLFTRYVRA, encoded by the coding sequence ATGCGCCGCCTGCACCCCCCCGCCGGGAAGGCGGACCCCGACCTCACCACCCCCCACGGCCTGGCAGCCGCCTACGCGTACCCCGCCCCCACCACAAACCCCTACGTACGCGCGAACATGGTCGCCTCACTCGACGGCTCCGCCCACGCCGACGGCAAGTCCGCCCCCCTCTCCTCCCCCGCCGACATGCGCGTCTTCGGCACGCTCCGCGCCCTCGCGGACGCGATCGTCGTCGGCGCGGAGACCGTGCGCCAGGAGGGCTACCGCCCGGCCAAGGCCCGTAAGGACTTCGCCGAGCAGCGCGCCGCCCAAGGCCAGTCGCCGGCCCCGGTGATCGCGGTGGTGAGCCGCCGGCTCGACCTGGACTTCGACGCGCCGCTGTTCAGGGAGCCGGCAGTGCCGACGGTGGTGCTGACGGGCGGCACGGCGCCCGAGGAGCGGCTCGCCGCGGCACGCGCGGCCGGCGCCCGGGTGGTGCTGGCCGGGGAGGACGGCGTGGACCCGGCCCGCGCGGTCGCGGAACTGGCCGCGCTGGGCCACACCCGCCTGCTGCACGAAGGCGGCCCCCGCCTGCTGGCGCAGTTCGCGGCGGCCGGCGTGCTGGACGAGCTGTGCCTGACGGTGGCGCCGCTGCTGGTGGGCGGTGACGCGCCCCGCGTCATGAACGGCCCCGCGGTGCCCGCGGGGCCGTCCCGCTTCGTGCCGCTGTCCGTCCTTGAGGAGGACGGCTTCCTCTTCACCCGTTATGTCCGCGCCTGA
- a CDS encoding indole-3-glycerol phosphate synthase, with translation MFTTVLMIEKPLASADVELITTLHGEEPVSFVVLMQPRGDQDRLLRAVDDVALGYLEEAARENEVPEGDEALQPAERALVHSIAALHAAGAQAVGEIVQRHPLDALRTVVERTGADEVIVLTAPHFVEEFFHRDWTSRARHKVGVPVLKLFAQQDVGEEPSRGQVQE, from the coding sequence GTGTTCACGACCGTACTCATGATCGAGAAGCCGCTCGCTTCGGCGGACGTGGAGCTGATCACGACCCTGCACGGCGAGGAGCCGGTCTCCTTCGTGGTGCTGATGCAGCCCAGGGGCGACCAGGACCGATTGCTGCGGGCGGTGGACGACGTGGCGCTCGGCTATCTGGAGGAAGCGGCCAGGGAGAACGAGGTGCCGGAGGGCGACGAGGCCCTCCAGCCCGCCGAGCGCGCGCTGGTGCACTCGATCGCGGCGCTGCACGCGGCCGGCGCCCAGGCGGTCGGCGAGATCGTCCAGCGGCACCCGCTGGACGCGCTGCGGACGGTGGTGGAGCGGACCGGCGCCGACGAGGTCATCGTGCTGACGGCGCCGCATTTCGTGGAGGAGTTCTTCCACCGCGACTGGACCTCCCGCGCCCGGCACAAGGTGGGCGTCCCGGTGCTCAAGCTGTTCGCCCAGCAGGACGTCGGCGAGGAGCCGAGCCGGGGACAGGTCCAGGAGTGA
- the murC gene encoding UDP-N-acetylmuramate--L-alanine ligase: MSPSVPPTMDRPHFIGIGGAGMSGVAKILAQRGARVAGSDSRESGTVAALRALGVTVHTGHDAAHLAQDATAVVVSSAIRPENPELAAARERGVPVVHRSDALAALMEGTRPIAVAGTHGKTTTTSMLAVALTALGMDPSYAIGGDLDAPGSNAHHGGGEVFVAEADESDRSFHTYAPEVAIVLNVELDHHANYASLEDIYDSFETFVGKVRPGGTLVVSADQPGAVELTSRVRDIGGLRIVTVGESEGADVRVVKINPRGLTSEVTVLLDGRMMTFTVSVPGRHYALNAVAALAAGIALGAPARNLASALAKYTGVRRRLQLKGEAAGVQVIDSYAHHPTEMAADLEAIRGAAEGGRVLVVFQPHLFSRTRELGAEMGGALALADASVVMDIYPAREDPIPGVTSAVIIDAARAAGADVTAESDRDAVPEAVAGMAKPGDLVLTMGAGDVTDLGPRILARLGS, encoded by the coding sequence ATGAGCCCGTCCGTTCCGCCCACCATGGACCGACCGCACTTCATCGGTATCGGCGGCGCCGGGATGTCAGGGGTCGCGAAGATCCTCGCGCAGCGCGGGGCGCGGGTGGCGGGCAGTGACTCGCGCGAGTCGGGGACGGTAGCGGCGCTGCGCGCGCTGGGCGTGACCGTGCACACCGGGCACGACGCCGCGCACCTGGCGCAGGATGCCACCGCGGTGGTCGTCTCCAGTGCGATCAGGCCGGAGAATCCGGAGCTGGCGGCGGCCCGCGAGCGCGGGGTGCCCGTGGTGCACCGCAGCGACGCGCTGGCCGCGCTGATGGAGGGCACCCGGCCGATCGCGGTGGCCGGCACGCACGGCAAGACGACGACCACCTCGATGCTGGCGGTCGCGCTGACGGCGCTCGGCATGGACCCGTCGTACGCGATCGGCGGCGACCTGGACGCGCCCGGGTCCAACGCCCACCACGGCGGCGGGGAGGTCTTCGTCGCCGAGGCGGACGAGAGCGACCGCAGCTTCCACACGTACGCCCCCGAGGTGGCGATCGTGCTGAACGTGGAGCTGGACCACCACGCCAACTACGCCTCGCTGGAGGATATCTACGACTCCTTCGAGACCTTCGTCGGCAAGGTGCGGCCGGGCGGCACCCTGGTGGTCTCGGCCGACCAGCCGGGCGCGGTGGAGCTGACCTCGCGGGTGCGGGACATCGGGGGCCTGCGGATCGTCACGGTCGGCGAGTCGGAGGGCGCCGACGTGCGGGTGGTGAAGATCAACCCGCGCGGGCTGACCAGTGAGGTCACCGTGCTGCTCGACGGCCGGATGATGACCTTCACGGTGTCGGTCCCCGGCAGGCACTACGCGCTCAACGCGGTCGCCGCGCTGGCGGCCGGCATCGCGCTCGGGGCGCCGGCCCGGAATCTGGCGTCGGCGCTGGCGAAGTACACCGGGGTGAGGCGGCGGCTGCAGCTCAAGGGCGAGGCGGCCGGCGTGCAGGTGATCGACTCCTACGCGCACCACCCGACCGAGATGGCCGCCGACCTGGAGGCGATCCGCGGCGCGGCGGAGGGCGGCCGGGTGCTGGTGGTCTTCCAGCCGCACCTCTTCAGCCGCACCCGGGAGCTGGGCGCGGAGATGGGGGGCGCCCTCGCGCTGGCCGACGCCTCGGTGGTGATGGACATCTACCCGGCGCGCGAGGACCCGATCCCGGGGGTGACCAGCGCGGTGATCATCGACGCCGCGAGGGCCGCGGGCGCCGACGTGACGGCCGAGTCCGACCGGGACGCGGTGCCCGAGGCGGTGGCAGGAATGGCGAAGCCCGGTGATCTCGTTCTCACTATGGGAGCGGGTGACGTGACCGACCTCGGACCACGGATTCTCGCCCGTCTCGGCAGCTGA
- the msrB gene encoding peptide-methionine (R)-S-oxide reductase MsrB yields the protein MSYEVNKTDEQWREELSPQEYAVLRKAGTERPFTGEYTDVKTEGVYGCRACGAELFRSDTKFESHCGWPSFYDPADSDAVELIEDRTMGMVRVEVRCATCGSHLGHVFEGEGYGTPTDQRYCINSISLRLSPKE from the coding sequence ATGTCGTATGAAGTGAACAAGACCGACGAGCAGTGGCGCGAGGAGCTGTCACCGCAGGAGTACGCGGTCCTGCGCAAGGCCGGCACCGAGCGTCCCTTCACCGGCGAGTACACCGACGTCAAGACCGAGGGCGTGTACGGGTGCCGGGCGTGCGGCGCCGAGCTGTTCCGTTCCGACACGAAGTTCGAGTCGCACTGCGGCTGGCCGTCCTTCTACGACCCGGCCGACAGTGACGCCGTCGAGCTGATCGAGGACCGCACCATGGGCATGGTGCGGGTGGAGGTGCGCTGCGCGACCTGCGGCTCGCACCTCGGCCATGTCTTCGAGGGCGAGGGCTACGGCACCCCGACCGACCAGCGCTACTGCATCAACTCGATCTCCCTGCGGCTCAGCCCGAAGGAATAG
- a CDS encoding peptidyl-tRNA hydrolase translates to MCRAAGRWQTWPVTSPFQHRAAERDAAPQFVLPLVVRIERDAPPPRTDALETAARAVLTLLSDERATAEDGEWAQAVRDWQDARIRKVVRRARGAEWRKAAALPGITVTGRAAEVRVFPPVPLDGWPKDLAKLQVSGTELDDPEPVAAPPEGVPVLWTNPDLTMSAGKAMAQAGHGAQLAWWELDAAERAAWTAAGFPLAVRTPAPDEWARLTATALPVVRDAGFTEIPPGSPTVVADHPDLRRA, encoded by the coding sequence ATGTGCCGGGCCGCGGGGCGGTGGCAGACTTGGCCCGTGACCAGCCCTTTCCAGCACCGTGCCGCAGAGCGGGACGCGGCACCGCAGTTCGTCCTGCCCCTCGTGGTGCGCATCGAGCGGGACGCGCCGCCGCCGCGCACCGACGCGCTGGAGACGGCCGCCCGCGCCGTACTGACCCTGCTGTCCGACGAGCGGGCCACCGCCGAGGACGGCGAGTGGGCGCAGGCGGTGCGTGACTGGCAGGACGCCAGGATCAGGAAGGTCGTACGGCGGGCGCGGGGCGCGGAATGGCGCAAGGCCGCGGCGCTGCCCGGCATCACCGTGACCGGGCGGGCCGCCGAGGTCCGGGTCTTCCCGCCGGTGCCGCTGGACGGCTGGCCGAAGGACCTGGCCAAACTCCAGGTGTCGGGCACCGAGTTGGACGACCCCGAGCCGGTGGCCGCGCCGCCGGAGGGGGTGCCGGTGCTGTGGACCAACCCGGACCTGACGATGTCGGCGGGCAAGGCGATGGCCCAGGCCGGGCACGGGGCCCAGCTCGCCTGGTGGGAGCTGGACGCCGCCGAGCGGGCGGCCTGGACCGCGGCGGGCTTCCCGCTGGCGGTCCGCACCCCCGCGCCGGACGAGTGGGCGCGGCTCACCGCGACGGCCCTCCCGGTCGTGCGGGACGCCGGCTTCACCGAGATCCCCCCGGGCTCCCCGACGGTCGTCGCCGACCACCCCGACCTGCGGCGGGCATAG
- a CDS encoding chlorite dismutase family protein codes for MAHAKSANAGKKAKDLNEVIRYTLWSVFRLRAPLPEDRTGYADEVQELFDQLGAKDVTIRGTYDVSGLRADADLMIWWHAETAEALQEAYNLFRRTRLGRALEPVWSNMALHRPAEFNKSHVPAFLADETPRDFVSVYPFVRSYDWYLLPDEDRRRMLADHGKLARGYPDVRANTVASFSLGDYEWILAFEADELYRIVDLMRHLRASEARMHVREEVPFYTGRRRPVADLVAGLA; via the coding sequence GTGGCGCACGCCAAGTCCGCCAACGCGGGCAAGAAGGCCAAGGACCTCAACGAGGTCATCCGCTACACGCTGTGGTCGGTCTTCCGGCTGCGCGCCCCGCTGCCCGAGGACCGCACCGGGTACGCGGACGAGGTCCAGGAGCTGTTCGACCAGCTCGGCGCCAAGGACGTGACGATCCGCGGCACCTACGACGTCTCCGGCCTGCGGGCCGACGCCGACCTGATGATCTGGTGGCACGCGGAGACCGCGGAGGCGCTGCAGGAGGCGTACAACCTCTTCCGCCGCACCCGGCTGGGCCGCGCGCTGGAGCCGGTGTGGTCGAACATGGCGCTGCACCGCCCGGCCGAGTTCAACAAGTCGCACGTGCCGGCCTTCCTCGCCGACGAGACGCCCCGCGACTTCGTCAGCGTCTACCCCTTCGTGCGCTCGTACGACTGGTACCTGCTGCCCGACGAGGACCGCCGCCGCATGCTCGCCGACCACGGCAAGCTGGCCCGCGGCTACCCCGACGTCCGCGCCAACACCGTCGCGTCCTTCTCGCTCGGCGACTACGAGTGGATCCTCGCCTTCGAGGCGGACGAGCTGTACCGCATCGTCGACCTCATGCGGCACCTGCGCGCCTCCGAGGCCCGCATGCACGTCCGCGAGGAGGTCCCCTTCTACACCGGCCGCCGCCGCCCGGTCGCCGACCTGGTCGCCGGTCTGGCCTGA